Proteins encoded within one genomic window of Mauremys mutica isolate MM-2020 ecotype Southern chromosome 11, ASM2049712v1, whole genome shotgun sequence:
- the LOC123343605 gene encoding LOW QUALITY PROTEIN: farnesyl pyrophosphate synthase-like (The sequence of the model RefSeq protein was modified relative to this genomic sequence to represent the inferred CDS: inserted 1 base in 1 codon; substituted 1 base at 1 genomic stop codon): protein MSGAGAAADRAAFVGFFPRVLRDLTADGLQHPKVGDAVARLKEILEYNTPGGKYNRGLTVLAAFQERVGPEQQDPESFQCALTIGWCIELLQAFFLVADDIMDFSLTXRGQXCWYKKEGIGLDAVNDSFLLESCIYQLLKKYCRGQPYYVHLLELFLETSYQTELGQALDLITTPPGHVDLSRFTVQRYKAIVKYKTAFYSFYLPVAAAMYMAGIDSEEEHANVKAILLEMGEFFQIQDDFLDCFGDPNLMGKIGTDIQDNKCSWLVVECLHRVSPEQRQLLEENYGQKLLEKVAKVKELYETVGMREAYQECEESSYRRLEELVEKHANRLPKAIFLGLAQKIYKHQK from the exons GCCTTCGTGGGCTTCTTCCCCCGGGTGCTCCGGGACCTCACCGCAGATGGGCTCCAGCACCCCAAGGTGGGAGATGCGGTCGCCCGGCTGAAGGAGATTCTGGAATACAACACCCCAGGTGGGAAGTATAACCGGGGCCTGACAGTGCTGGCTGCCTTCCAGGAACGGGTGGGGCCAGAGCAGCAGGACCCAGAAAGCTTCCAATGTGCCTTGACCATTGGCTGGTGCATCGAGCTGCTCCAAGCTTTTTTTCTGGTGGCTGATGATATCATGGACTTCTCACTCACCTGACGTGGCC CCTGCTGGTATAAGAAGGAGGGAATTGGTTTGGATGCTGTGAATGATTCCTTCCTCCTTGAGTCCTGTATCTACCAGTTGCTGAAGAAATACTGCCGGGGGCAGCCCTACTATGTGCACCTGCTTGAGCTCTTCCTGGAGACCTCATACCAGACTGAGCTGGGACAGGCACTGGACCTCATCACCACTCCGCCTGGCCACGTTGATCTTAGTCGTTTCACTGTGCAGAGGTACAAGGCAATCGTTAAATACAAGACCGCCTTCTATTCCTTCTACCTGCCAGTTGCAGCTGCTATGTACATGGCCGGCATTGACAGCGAGGAGGAGCATGCCAACGTCAAAGCCATCTTGCTGGAGATGGGCGAGTTCTTCCAGATCCAGGACGACTTCCTTGATTGCTTTGGGGATCCAAACCTGATGGGTAAGATTGGCACTGACATCCAGGACAACAAGTGCAGCTGGCTGGTGGTGGAGTGCCTGCACCGTGTCTCGCCAGAGCAGAGGCAGCTCCTGGAGGAAAACTATGGGCAAAAATTGCTGGAGAAGGTGGCCAAGGTGAAGGAGTTGTATGAAACTGTGGGCATGAGGGAAGCCTACCAGGAGTGTGAGGAAAGCAGCTACCGCCGCCTGGAGGAGCTGGTTGAGAAACATGCCAACCGCCTCCCCAAAGCAATTTTTCTTGGCCTAGCCCAGAAGATCTACAAGCATCAGAAATGA